The genomic window AGCAGCTCTTTGCACAGATCGGTGCGTATCTGACGAAGCAAGGGCTCCAGGTGAGCCGCGGCACCATCGTCGATGCGACCATCATCAGTGCGCCCAGTTCGACGAAGAACCGGACAAAGGAGCGGGATCCCGAGATGCATCAGACCAAGAAGGGCAATCAGTGGTATTTCGGTATGAAGGCCCATATCGGCGTGGACAGCCAGACGAAACTGATTCATTCGGTCGCGGCGACCGCTGCCAATGTGCATGACAGTCAGATGTTACCGGAGTTGCTGCATGGCCAGGAGACTCGGGTGTGGGGCGATGCCGCCTACAGTGGGCAACGCGAGGTGATCCGGCAGCATGCGCCTAAGGCCAAGAGTTTCATCCAGGCGAAAGCATACCGCTATCGACCGCTGAGTGAGGAGGAGCGGGCCAGGAACCGGACGAAATCGAAAGTGCGGGCCAAAGTGGAGCATACGTTCTTGGTGATCAAGCGCATCTTCGGCTGGGCCAAAGTCCGCTATCGCGGGTTGGCGAAGAATACCCATTGGCTGCATATCAGCTGCGGGTTGGCGAATCTGT from Candidatus Nitrospira nitrificans includes these protein-coding regions:
- a CDS encoding IS5 family transposase is translated as MQQSTFAEVTFEQYRKPTRREQFLDEMNRVVPWAELVAVIEPVYPKADGPGRPPVGIERMLRLHCLQQWFNLSDPAVEEALYDSRAMRQFVGIDLGREPVPDETTICKFRHLLEAHQLGEQLFAQIGAYLTKQGLQVSRGTIVDATIISAPSSTKNRTKERDPEMHQTKKGNQWYFGMKAHIGVDSQTKLIHSVAATAANVHDSQMLPELLHGQETRVWGDAAYSGQREVIRQHAPKAKSFIQAKAYRYRPLSEEERARNRTKSKVRAKVEHTFLVIKRIFGWAKVRYRGLAKNTHWLHISCGLANLYVARRRLMAGT